A single window of Watersipora subatra chromosome 9, tzWatSuba1.1, whole genome shotgun sequence DNA harbors:
- the LOC137405521 gene encoding serine-threonine kinase receptor-associated protein-like, whose translation MSSLRQVPISCAGHTRPVVDLNFSGITAYGYFLISACKDGQPMLRQGETGDWVGTFEGHKGAVWGAAINSDASRAATGAADFSAKIWDAEKGIELLTLPHKHIVKSVHFSSDSSHLLTGSNEMLLRIYDLNKPDEDPLVFSGHEGTIKAAKFTNDDQMVVSASSDKTIRVWNAKDGDLVKTLQFEKEPMAIEIAKEASRLVVAHDMSVLFYDTDTWELVKEFQTPTPVFAASYLPERNIFVCGGDDFKMYKYDYSSGEELEAVKGHFGPVHCVQFSPDGEIYASGSEDGTLRLWQTTVGKTYGLWKYESGPAGDSEGVNTSPPAENGLDRSNLTEVQGQA comes from the exons ATGTCGTCTCTTCGGCAAGTTCCGATATCTTGTGCTGGGCATACACGACCGGTTGTAGATTTAAACTTCAGTGGAATAACGGCAtatggatattttttaataaGTGCTTGCAAAG ATGGACAGCCAATGCTGCGTCAGGGAGAGACTGGTGACTGGGTTGGCACATTTGAAGGTCACAAGGGGGCGGTTTGGGGTGCTGCCATTAACAGCGATGCTTCCAGGGCTGCCACCGGAGCCGCTGACTTTTCTGC gAAGATCTGGGATGCGGAGAAAGGCATCGAGCTTCTCACCCTACCTCACAAACATATCGTGAAATCAGTCCACTTTTCATCAGACTCCTCCCACTTGCTTACTGGCAGCAATGAGATGCTGTTGAGGATATATGATCTTAACAAACCTGATGAGG ACCCATTAGTCTTTTCGGGACATGAAGGCACGATCAAAGCTGCCAAGTTCACCAATGATGATCAGATGGTAGTAAGCGCATCATCAGATAAAACCATCAG GGTCTGGAATGCCAAAGATGGTGACCTAGTAAAGACTCTCCAGTTTGAAAAAGAACCCATGGCAATAGAAATAGCCAAAGAAGCGTCCCGTTTGGTCGTAGCGCACGATATGTCAGTCCTGTTTTACGACACCGACAC ATGGGAACTAGTCAAAGAATTCCAAACACCAACACCAGTGTTTGCAGCTTCATATTTACCTGAAAGAAACATATTTGTCTGTGGAGGGGACGATTTCAAAATGTACAAATACGACTATTCCAGCGGAGAAGAGCTGG AGGCAGTAAAGGGCCACTTTGGCCCTGTGCACTGCGTCCAGTTCTCCCCCGATGGTGAAATATATGCAAGCGGCTCCGAGGATGGAACCCTGCGTCTATGGCAGACAACAGTTGGAAAGACATATG GGTTGTGGAAATATGAAAGTGGCCCTGCTGGTGATAGTGAGGGCGTCAACACCTCGCCCCCTGCTGAAAATGGACTTGACAGATCTAATCTAACTGAAGTTCAAGGCCAGGCATAG